One part of the Vitis riparia cultivar Riparia Gloire de Montpellier isolate 1030 chromosome 6, EGFV_Vit.rip_1.0, whole genome shotgun sequence genome encodes these proteins:
- the LOC117916684 gene encoding G2/mitotic-specific cyclin S13-7-like isoform X1, protein MASRVVPVLNQPRGGKQKNAPEKARNRQALREIGNLMNNTIPAGEGTFNPQISRPLTRSFCAQLPENGRAQKPIAEVISVHGFAPGKARKMPKPQTVVTISPDENDKSKPSTQGSLTKKVKTLSSILTTQSKMAACRLTDRPRVPIINIDADDVDNELAAVEYVDDIYQFYKMTEDENRTIHYMDLQTDISSKMRAILIDWLVEVHRKLELMPETLYLTINIIDRYLSTKIVSRSELQLVGITSMLIACKYEEIWAPEVNDFVCISDNAYDREQILQMEKSILTKLEWYLTVPTPYVFLVRYIKASVAPDQEMEEMVFFLTELGLMNYSTILYSPSMLAASAVYAARCTLRRIPLWSATLKHYTGYTQDQLMDCAKLLVSFHLGAAENKLKAVYQKFSELERGAVAHVSPAKNLSAGA, encoded by the exons ATGGCTTCCAGAGTTGTTCCTGTTCTAAACCAACCAAGAG GAGGAAAGCAGAAGAATGCCCCAGAAAAGGCTAGAAACCGGCAAGCTCTCAGAGAAATCGGAAATCTTATGAATAATACTATTCCAGCAGGGGAAGGGACATTCAATCCACAGATTTCTCGCCCCCTTACAAG GAGCTTTTGTGCACAATTACCGGAAAATGGGAGAGCACAGAAACCCATTGCAGAAGTTATTTCTGTTCATGGATTTGCCCCTGGAAAAGCTCGAAAGATGCCGAAACCTCAGACTGTGGTGACCATTAGCCCAGATGAAAATGATAAGAGTAAACCTTCAACACAAGGGTCCTTAACTAAGAAGGTCAAGACCCTCTCTTCAATCCTCACTACTCAAAGCAAGATG GCTGCATGTCGACTCACTGATAGGCCGAGGGTTCCAATAATAAACATTGATGCAGACGATGTTGATAATGAACTTGCTGCTGTTGAATACGTTGATGACATCTATCAGTTCTACAAGATGACAGAA GATGAGAATCGAACGATACATTATATGGATTTGCAGACCGATATTAGTTCCAAGATGAGAGCAATCCTAATAGATTGGCTGGTAGAAGTTCATAGAAAGCTTGAACTTATGCCTGAAACGCTTTATCTTACCATAAACATTATTGATCGATACCTGTCGACAAAAATTGTATCTAGGAGCGAGCTTCAGTTAGTTGGCATCACTTCAATGCTGATTGCTTGCAAATATGAAGAAATTTGGGCACCAGAG GTGAATGACTTTGTGTGCATATCAGATAATGCCTATGACAGGGAACAGATACTCCAAATGGAGAAATCTATCTTGACAAAGTTGGAATGGTACTTAACAGTTCCTACACCATATGTCTTCCTAGTTCGGTACATCAAAGCTTCTGTTGCACCGGATCAAGAG ATGGAAGAGATGGTGTTTTTCCTAACTGAACTGGGTCTGATGAACTATTCTACAATATTGTACTCCCCATCGATGCTTGCTGCTTCAGCAGTATATGCGGCTCGTTGCACCCTCCGCAGGATCCCTCTCTGGAGTGCAACTCTAAAGCACTACACGGGCTACACCCAAGACCAACTAAT GGACTGTGCGAAGCTCTTGGTTAGCTTTCACTTGGGAGCTGCAGAGAACAAGCTCAAAGCAGTCTATCAGAAATTTTCAGAACTAGAAAGGGGTGCCGTTGCCCATGTCTCTCCAGCCAAAAATCTTTCAGCTGGCGCCTAG
- the LOC117916450 gene encoding nucleolar complex protein 2 homolog isoform X1 — protein sequence MRDQHPRSSPMEDELSTKVLQPTPWRVKSSNCEVTREEEEEGMENSMTSKSQSKARGHMKELERLQEKDPEFYQFLKEHDKELLAFNDEGIDEDDEIDMEDDDIDMENAEIPEDDEADASDLEKVANKAENEDKSSKNVITTEMVDSWCNSIRENAKLGAIRSLMRAFRTACHYGDDEQDESSTKFNIMSSGVFNKIMLFVLSEMDGILRSLLKLPTSGGKKETINNLMGTKQWKDHNHLVKSYLGNALHILNQMTDMEMISFTLRRLRYSSIFLTAFPSLLRRYIKVTLHFWGTGGGALPVVSFLFIRDLCIRLGSDCLDECFKGIYRAYVLNCQFVNAVKLQHIQFLGNCVIELLGVDLPIAYQHAFVFIRQLGMILREALNMRTKEAFRKVYEWKFINCLELWTGAVCAYGSEADFRPLAYPLTQIISGVARLVPTARYFPLRLRCARMLNRIASSTGTFIPVSLLLLDMLEMKELNKPPTGGAGKAVNLQSVLKVSKPTLKTRAFQEACVFSVVEELAEHLAQWSYSVAFLELSFIPAVRLRSFCKATKIERFRREMRQLIHNIQANSEFTNERRMCISFLPNDPAATTFLEAEKKSGASPLSQYVATLHQRAQQRNDSLMGSSVLVGSRSSIFGNKMSEHDEDDTVNEDGAAVFNSSWFPGSDSKAKLSKEGKKKKKKKIQEKQEEAITDDVVEDLILSSDEDGSLDDTSSAGEEDEEAKSVPSKQQRKKQSTIDMPSSGNKDKAKPTLPMKKSKKRKPSTGVSKKDIHIHKKSKKRKKTN from the exons ATGAGAGATCAGCACCCAAGATCCTCGCCAATGGAGGACGAGTTATCCACGAAGGTGTTGCAGCCCACCCCGTGGCGAG TCAAGAGTTCAAATTGTGAAGTAACAagggaagaggaggaagaaggcATGGAAAACAGTATGACATCAAAATCTCAAAGTAAAGCAAGAGGGCATATGAAGGAATTAGAAAGACTTCAGGAAAAG GACCCAGAATTCTATCAATTCTTGAAAGAGCATGATAAGGAGCTTCTAGCATTTAATGACGAGGGCATTGAT GAAGACGATGAAATTGACATGGAAGATGACGACATTGACATGGAAAATGCAGAAATACCAGAAGATGATGAAGCTGATGCAAGTGACTTGGAAAAGGTGGCTAATAAAGcagaaaatgaagataaatcATCTAAAAATGTTATCACGACTGAAATGGTGGATTCCTGGTGTAACTCAATTCGAGAAAATGCAAAATTAGGTGCTATCCGTTCGCTTATGAGAGCTTTTAGGACTGCTTGCCACTATGGTGATGATGAGCAGGATGAGTCTTCGACAAAGTTCAATATCATGTCTAGTGGTGTCTTCAACAAAATAATGCTATTTGTTCTAAGTGAAATGGATGGAATTCTTCGAAGTTTGTTGAAACTCCCAACTTCTGGAGGGAAGAAAGAGACCATAAACAATCTAATGGGCACAAAACAATGGAAGGACCACAACCATTTGGTGAAGTCATATCTTGGAAATGCTTTACACATTTTGAACCAAATGACTGATATGGAAATGATATCATTTACTTTACGGCGCCTCAGATATTCATCGATATTTTTGACTGCTTTCCCAAGTCTCCTAaggaggtacattaag GTTACACTTCATTTTTGGGGTACAGGTGGAGGTGCCCTTCCTGTTGTCTCCTTTCTATTTATAAGAGACTTATGCATTCGCCTTGGTTCTGATTGTTTAGATGAGTGCTTCAAAGGGATATACAGGGCCTATGTTTTAAACTGCCAGTTTGTCAATGCTGTGAAATTACAACATATTCAGTTTCTTGGGAATTGTGTCATTGAACTTCTCGGGGTGGACCTACCAATTGCATATCAACATGCTTTTGTTTTCATTCGGCAATTGGGAATGATCTTACGGGAAGCTCTTAATATGAGAACTAAG GAAGCATTCCGAAAGGTTTATGAATGGAAATTCATAAACTGCCTTGAGCTTTGGACCGGAGCTGTCTGTGCCTATGGTTCAGAGGCTGATTTTAGGCCACTCGCTTATCCACTGACTCAAATAATTTCTGGAGTTGCTCGTTTGGTTCCAACTGCTCGATACTTCCCCCTTAGATTGCGGTGTGCTAGAATGCTAAATCGAATTGCTTCTTCTACTGGTACTTTTATACCTGTTTCTCTACTCCTTTTAGACATGCTGGAGATGAAAGAATTGAATAAGCCCCCCACTGGAGGAGCTGGCAAAGCTGTTAATTTGCAATCTGTACTGAAG GTGAGCAAACCAACCCTAAAGACACGAGCATTTCAGGAGGCATGTGTGTTTTCTGTGGTTGAAGAGCTTGCTGAACATTTAGCTCAATGGAGCTATTCTGTTGCTTTCTTGGAGTTATCTTTTATTCCAGCTGTGCGATTACGTAGTTTTTGCAAAGCTACTAAAATTGAGAGGTTCCGGCGAGAAATGAGACAGCTAATTCATAAT ATTCAGGCCAATTCTGAATTTACAAATGAAAGGCGTATgtgtatttcttttcttccaaatgATCCTGCTGCAACAACTTTTCTTGAG GCTGAGAAAAAGTCAGGAGCAAGCCCTCTATCACAGTATGTTGCAACTCTACACCAAAGAGCACAGCAAAGGAATGACTCATTGATGGGATCCAG TGTTCTTGTGGGTTCTCGCTCCTCCATATTTGGAAATAAGATGTCCGAACATGATGAAGATGATACCGTGAATGAGGATGGTGCTGCTGTCTTTAATTCTTCTTGGTTTCCTGGAAGTGATTCCAA GGCTAAGCTATcaaaagaggggaaaaagaagaaaaagaagaagattcaGGAGAAGCAGGAAGAGGCAATCACAGATGATGTTGTGGAGGACCTTATCCTTAGTTCAGATGAGGATGGATCATTAGATGACACTTCTTCTGCCGGGGAAGAAGATGAGGAAGCAAAATCAGTGCCCTCAAAACAGCAGCGCAAGAAGCAATCTACCATTGACATGCCCTCTTCAGGGAACAAAGATAAAGCAAAACCAACACTTCCAATGAAGAAGAGCAAGAAGCGGAAACCATCTACAGGAGTGTCAAAAAAGGATATACATATTCATAAAAAGtcaaagaagaggaagaaaactaATTGA
- the LOC117916450 gene encoding nucleolar complex protein 2 homolog isoform X2, with protein MRDQHPRSSPMEDELSTKVLQPTPWRVTREEEEEGMENSMTSKSQSKARGHMKELERLQEKDPEFYQFLKEHDKELLAFNDEGIDEDDEIDMEDDDIDMENAEIPEDDEADASDLEKVANKAENEDKSSKNVITTEMVDSWCNSIRENAKLGAIRSLMRAFRTACHYGDDEQDESSTKFNIMSSGVFNKIMLFVLSEMDGILRSLLKLPTSGGKKETINNLMGTKQWKDHNHLVKSYLGNALHILNQMTDMEMISFTLRRLRYSSIFLTAFPSLLRRYIKVTLHFWGTGGGALPVVSFLFIRDLCIRLGSDCLDECFKGIYRAYVLNCQFVNAVKLQHIQFLGNCVIELLGVDLPIAYQHAFVFIRQLGMILREALNMRTKEAFRKVYEWKFINCLELWTGAVCAYGSEADFRPLAYPLTQIISGVARLVPTARYFPLRLRCARMLNRIASSTGTFIPVSLLLLDMLEMKELNKPPTGGAGKAVNLQSVLKVSKPTLKTRAFQEACVFSVVEELAEHLAQWSYSVAFLELSFIPAVRLRSFCKATKIERFRREMRQLIHNIQANSEFTNERRMCISFLPNDPAATTFLEAEKKSGASPLSQYVATLHQRAQQRNDSLMGSSVLVGSRSSIFGNKMSEHDEDDTVNEDGAAVFNSSWFPGSDSKAKLSKEGKKKKKKKIQEKQEEAITDDVVEDLILSSDEDGSLDDTSSAGEEDEEAKSVPSKQQRKKQSTIDMPSSGNKDKAKPTLPMKKSKKRKPSTGVSKKDIHIHKKSKKRKKTN; from the exons ATGAGAGATCAGCACCCAAGATCCTCGCCAATGGAGGACGAGTTATCCACGAAGGTGTTGCAGCCCACCCCGTGGCGAG TAACAagggaagaggaggaagaaggcATGGAAAACAGTATGACATCAAAATCTCAAAGTAAAGCAAGAGGGCATATGAAGGAATTAGAAAGACTTCAGGAAAAG GACCCAGAATTCTATCAATTCTTGAAAGAGCATGATAAGGAGCTTCTAGCATTTAATGACGAGGGCATTGAT GAAGACGATGAAATTGACATGGAAGATGACGACATTGACATGGAAAATGCAGAAATACCAGAAGATGATGAAGCTGATGCAAGTGACTTGGAAAAGGTGGCTAATAAAGcagaaaatgaagataaatcATCTAAAAATGTTATCACGACTGAAATGGTGGATTCCTGGTGTAACTCAATTCGAGAAAATGCAAAATTAGGTGCTATCCGTTCGCTTATGAGAGCTTTTAGGACTGCTTGCCACTATGGTGATGATGAGCAGGATGAGTCTTCGACAAAGTTCAATATCATGTCTAGTGGTGTCTTCAACAAAATAATGCTATTTGTTCTAAGTGAAATGGATGGAATTCTTCGAAGTTTGTTGAAACTCCCAACTTCTGGAGGGAAGAAAGAGACCATAAACAATCTAATGGGCACAAAACAATGGAAGGACCACAACCATTTGGTGAAGTCATATCTTGGAAATGCTTTACACATTTTGAACCAAATGACTGATATGGAAATGATATCATTTACTTTACGGCGCCTCAGATATTCATCGATATTTTTGACTGCTTTCCCAAGTCTCCTAaggaggtacattaag GTTACACTTCATTTTTGGGGTACAGGTGGAGGTGCCCTTCCTGTTGTCTCCTTTCTATTTATAAGAGACTTATGCATTCGCCTTGGTTCTGATTGTTTAGATGAGTGCTTCAAAGGGATATACAGGGCCTATGTTTTAAACTGCCAGTTTGTCAATGCTGTGAAATTACAACATATTCAGTTTCTTGGGAATTGTGTCATTGAACTTCTCGGGGTGGACCTACCAATTGCATATCAACATGCTTTTGTTTTCATTCGGCAATTGGGAATGATCTTACGGGAAGCTCTTAATATGAGAACTAAG GAAGCATTCCGAAAGGTTTATGAATGGAAATTCATAAACTGCCTTGAGCTTTGGACCGGAGCTGTCTGTGCCTATGGTTCAGAGGCTGATTTTAGGCCACTCGCTTATCCACTGACTCAAATAATTTCTGGAGTTGCTCGTTTGGTTCCAACTGCTCGATACTTCCCCCTTAGATTGCGGTGTGCTAGAATGCTAAATCGAATTGCTTCTTCTACTGGTACTTTTATACCTGTTTCTCTACTCCTTTTAGACATGCTGGAGATGAAAGAATTGAATAAGCCCCCCACTGGAGGAGCTGGCAAAGCTGTTAATTTGCAATCTGTACTGAAG GTGAGCAAACCAACCCTAAAGACACGAGCATTTCAGGAGGCATGTGTGTTTTCTGTGGTTGAAGAGCTTGCTGAACATTTAGCTCAATGGAGCTATTCTGTTGCTTTCTTGGAGTTATCTTTTATTCCAGCTGTGCGATTACGTAGTTTTTGCAAAGCTACTAAAATTGAGAGGTTCCGGCGAGAAATGAGACAGCTAATTCATAAT ATTCAGGCCAATTCTGAATTTACAAATGAAAGGCGTATgtgtatttcttttcttccaaatgATCCTGCTGCAACAACTTTTCTTGAG GCTGAGAAAAAGTCAGGAGCAAGCCCTCTATCACAGTATGTTGCAACTCTACACCAAAGAGCACAGCAAAGGAATGACTCATTGATGGGATCCAG TGTTCTTGTGGGTTCTCGCTCCTCCATATTTGGAAATAAGATGTCCGAACATGATGAAGATGATACCGTGAATGAGGATGGTGCTGCTGTCTTTAATTCTTCTTGGTTTCCTGGAAGTGATTCCAA GGCTAAGCTATcaaaagaggggaaaaagaagaaaaagaagaagattcaGGAGAAGCAGGAAGAGGCAATCACAGATGATGTTGTGGAGGACCTTATCCTTAGTTCAGATGAGGATGGATCATTAGATGACACTTCTTCTGCCGGGGAAGAAGATGAGGAAGCAAAATCAGTGCCCTCAAAACAGCAGCGCAAGAAGCAATCTACCATTGACATGCCCTCTTCAGGGAACAAAGATAAAGCAAAACCAACACTTCCAATGAAGAAGAGCAAGAAGCGGAAACCATCTACAGGAGTGTCAAAAAAGGATATACATATTCATAAAAAGtcaaagaagaggaagaaaactaATTGA
- the LOC117916684 gene encoding G2/mitotic-specific cyclin-1-like isoform X3: MASRVVPVLNQPRGGKQKNAPEKARNRQALREIGNLMNNTIPAGEGTFNPQISRPLTRSFCAQLPENGRAQKPIAEVISVHGFAPGKARKMPKPQTVVTISPDENDKSKPSTQGSLTKKVKTLSSILTTQSKMAACRLTDRPRVPIINIDADDVDNELAAVEYVDDIYQFYKMTEVNDFVCISDNAYDREQILQMEKSILTKLEWYLTVPTPYVFLVRYIKASVAPDQEMEEMVFFLTELGLMNYSTILYSPSMLAASAVYAARCTLRRIPLWSATLKHYTGYTQDQLMDCAKLLVSFHLGAAENKLKAVYQKFSELERGAVAHVSPAKNLSAGA, translated from the exons ATGGCTTCCAGAGTTGTTCCTGTTCTAAACCAACCAAGAG GAGGAAAGCAGAAGAATGCCCCAGAAAAGGCTAGAAACCGGCAAGCTCTCAGAGAAATCGGAAATCTTATGAATAATACTATTCCAGCAGGGGAAGGGACATTCAATCCACAGATTTCTCGCCCCCTTACAAG GAGCTTTTGTGCACAATTACCGGAAAATGGGAGAGCACAGAAACCCATTGCAGAAGTTATTTCTGTTCATGGATTTGCCCCTGGAAAAGCTCGAAAGATGCCGAAACCTCAGACTGTGGTGACCATTAGCCCAGATGAAAATGATAAGAGTAAACCTTCAACACAAGGGTCCTTAACTAAGAAGGTCAAGACCCTCTCTTCAATCCTCACTACTCAAAGCAAGATG GCTGCATGTCGACTCACTGATAGGCCGAGGGTTCCAATAATAAACATTGATGCAGACGATGTTGATAATGAACTTGCTGCTGTTGAATACGTTGATGACATCTATCAGTTCTACAAGATGACAGAA GTGAATGACTTTGTGTGCATATCAGATAATGCCTATGACAGGGAACAGATACTCCAAATGGAGAAATCTATCTTGACAAAGTTGGAATGGTACTTAACAGTTCCTACACCATATGTCTTCCTAGTTCGGTACATCAAAGCTTCTGTTGCACCGGATCAAGAG ATGGAAGAGATGGTGTTTTTCCTAACTGAACTGGGTCTGATGAACTATTCTACAATATTGTACTCCCCATCGATGCTTGCTGCTTCAGCAGTATATGCGGCTCGTTGCACCCTCCGCAGGATCCCTCTCTGGAGTGCAACTCTAAAGCACTACACGGGCTACACCCAAGACCAACTAAT GGACTGTGCGAAGCTCTTGGTTAGCTTTCACTTGGGAGCTGCAGAGAACAAGCTCAAAGCAGTCTATCAGAAATTTTCAGAACTAGAAAGGGGTGCCGTTGCCCATGTCTCTCCAGCCAAAAATCTTTCAGCTGGCGCCTAG
- the LOC117916684 gene encoding G2/mitotic-specific cyclin S13-7-like isoform X2: protein MASRVVPVLNQPRGGKQKNAPEKARNRQALREIGNLMNNTIPAGEGTFNPQISRPLTRSFCAQLPENGRAQKPIAEVISVHGFAPGKARKMPKPQTVVTISPDENDKSKPSTQGSLTKKAACRLTDRPRVPIINIDADDVDNELAAVEYVDDIYQFYKMTEKSFFVQDENRTIHYMDLQTDISSKMRAILIDWLVEVHRKLELMPETLYLTINIIDRYLSTKIVSRSELQLVGITSMLIACKYEEIWAPEVNDFVCISDNAYDREQILQMEKSILTKLEWYLTVPTPYVFLVRYIKASVAPDQEMEEMVFFLTELGLMNYSTILYSPSMLAASAVYAARCTLRRIPLWSATLKHYTGYTQDQLMDCAKLLVSFHLGAAENKLKAVYQKFSELERGAVAHVSPAKNLSAGA from the exons ATGGCTTCCAGAGTTGTTCCTGTTCTAAACCAACCAAGAG GAGGAAAGCAGAAGAATGCCCCAGAAAAGGCTAGAAACCGGCAAGCTCTCAGAGAAATCGGAAATCTTATGAATAATACTATTCCAGCAGGGGAAGGGACATTCAATCCACAGATTTCTCGCCCCCTTACAAG GAGCTTTTGTGCACAATTACCGGAAAATGGGAGAGCACAGAAACCCATTGCAGAAGTTATTTCTGTTCATGGATTTGCCCCTGGAAAAGCTCGAAAGATGCCGAAACCTCAGACTGTGGTGACCATTAGCCCAGATGAAAATGATAAGAGTAAACCTTCAACACAAGGGTCCTTAACTAAGAAG GCTGCATGTCGACTCACTGATAGGCCGAGGGTTCCAATAATAAACATTGATGCAGACGATGTTGATAATGAACTTGCTGCTGTTGAATACGTTGATGACATCTATCAGTTCTACAAGATGACAGAA AAAAGCTTTTTTGTGCAGGATGAGAATCGAACGATACATTATATGGATTTGCAGACCGATATTAGTTCCAAGATGAGAGCAATCCTAATAGATTGGCTGGTAGAAGTTCATAGAAAGCTTGAACTTATGCCTGAAACGCTTTATCTTACCATAAACATTATTGATCGATACCTGTCGACAAAAATTGTATCTAGGAGCGAGCTTCAGTTAGTTGGCATCACTTCAATGCTGATTGCTTGCAAATATGAAGAAATTTGGGCACCAGAG GTGAATGACTTTGTGTGCATATCAGATAATGCCTATGACAGGGAACAGATACTCCAAATGGAGAAATCTATCTTGACAAAGTTGGAATGGTACTTAACAGTTCCTACACCATATGTCTTCCTAGTTCGGTACATCAAAGCTTCTGTTGCACCGGATCAAGAG ATGGAAGAGATGGTGTTTTTCCTAACTGAACTGGGTCTGATGAACTATTCTACAATATTGTACTCCCCATCGATGCTTGCTGCTTCAGCAGTATATGCGGCTCGTTGCACCCTCCGCAGGATCCCTCTCTGGAGTGCAACTCTAAAGCACTACACGGGCTACACCCAAGACCAACTAAT GGACTGTGCGAAGCTCTTGGTTAGCTTTCACTTGGGAGCTGCAGAGAACAAGCTCAAAGCAGTCTATCAGAAATTTTCAGAACTAGAAAGGGGTGCCGTTGCCCATGTCTCTCCAGCCAAAAATCTTTCAGCTGGCGCCTAG
- the LOC117916450 gene encoding nucleolar complex protein 2 homolog isoform X3 → MENSMTSKSQSKARGHMKELERLQEKDPEFYQFLKEHDKELLAFNDEGIDEDDEIDMEDDDIDMENAEIPEDDEADASDLEKVANKAENEDKSSKNVITTEMVDSWCNSIRENAKLGAIRSLMRAFRTACHYGDDEQDESSTKFNIMSSGVFNKIMLFVLSEMDGILRSLLKLPTSGGKKETINNLMGTKQWKDHNHLVKSYLGNALHILNQMTDMEMISFTLRRLRYSSIFLTAFPSLLRRYIKVTLHFWGTGGGALPVVSFLFIRDLCIRLGSDCLDECFKGIYRAYVLNCQFVNAVKLQHIQFLGNCVIELLGVDLPIAYQHAFVFIRQLGMILREALNMRTKEAFRKVYEWKFINCLELWTGAVCAYGSEADFRPLAYPLTQIISGVARLVPTARYFPLRLRCARMLNRIASSTGTFIPVSLLLLDMLEMKELNKPPTGGAGKAVNLQSVLKVSKPTLKTRAFQEACVFSVVEELAEHLAQWSYSVAFLELSFIPAVRLRSFCKATKIERFRREMRQLIHNIQANSEFTNERRMCISFLPNDPAATTFLEAEKKSGASPLSQYVATLHQRAQQRNDSLMGSSVLVGSRSSIFGNKMSEHDEDDTVNEDGAAVFNSSWFPGSDSKAKLSKEGKKKKKKKIQEKQEEAITDDVVEDLILSSDEDGSLDDTSSAGEEDEEAKSVPSKQQRKKQSTIDMPSSGNKDKAKPTLPMKKSKKRKPSTGVSKKDIHIHKKSKKRKKTN, encoded by the exons ATGGAAAACAGTATGACATCAAAATCTCAAAGTAAAGCAAGAGGGCATATGAAGGAATTAGAAAGACTTCAGGAAAAG GACCCAGAATTCTATCAATTCTTGAAAGAGCATGATAAGGAGCTTCTAGCATTTAATGACGAGGGCATTGAT GAAGACGATGAAATTGACATGGAAGATGACGACATTGACATGGAAAATGCAGAAATACCAGAAGATGATGAAGCTGATGCAAGTGACTTGGAAAAGGTGGCTAATAAAGcagaaaatgaagataaatcATCTAAAAATGTTATCACGACTGAAATGGTGGATTCCTGGTGTAACTCAATTCGAGAAAATGCAAAATTAGGTGCTATCCGTTCGCTTATGAGAGCTTTTAGGACTGCTTGCCACTATGGTGATGATGAGCAGGATGAGTCTTCGACAAAGTTCAATATCATGTCTAGTGGTGTCTTCAACAAAATAATGCTATTTGTTCTAAGTGAAATGGATGGAATTCTTCGAAGTTTGTTGAAACTCCCAACTTCTGGAGGGAAGAAAGAGACCATAAACAATCTAATGGGCACAAAACAATGGAAGGACCACAACCATTTGGTGAAGTCATATCTTGGAAATGCTTTACACATTTTGAACCAAATGACTGATATGGAAATGATATCATTTACTTTACGGCGCCTCAGATATTCATCGATATTTTTGACTGCTTTCCCAAGTCTCCTAaggaggtacattaag GTTACACTTCATTTTTGGGGTACAGGTGGAGGTGCCCTTCCTGTTGTCTCCTTTCTATTTATAAGAGACTTATGCATTCGCCTTGGTTCTGATTGTTTAGATGAGTGCTTCAAAGGGATATACAGGGCCTATGTTTTAAACTGCCAGTTTGTCAATGCTGTGAAATTACAACATATTCAGTTTCTTGGGAATTGTGTCATTGAACTTCTCGGGGTGGACCTACCAATTGCATATCAACATGCTTTTGTTTTCATTCGGCAATTGGGAATGATCTTACGGGAAGCTCTTAATATGAGAACTAAG GAAGCATTCCGAAAGGTTTATGAATGGAAATTCATAAACTGCCTTGAGCTTTGGACCGGAGCTGTCTGTGCCTATGGTTCAGAGGCTGATTTTAGGCCACTCGCTTATCCACTGACTCAAATAATTTCTGGAGTTGCTCGTTTGGTTCCAACTGCTCGATACTTCCCCCTTAGATTGCGGTGTGCTAGAATGCTAAATCGAATTGCTTCTTCTACTGGTACTTTTATACCTGTTTCTCTACTCCTTTTAGACATGCTGGAGATGAAAGAATTGAATAAGCCCCCCACTGGAGGAGCTGGCAAAGCTGTTAATTTGCAATCTGTACTGAAG GTGAGCAAACCAACCCTAAAGACACGAGCATTTCAGGAGGCATGTGTGTTTTCTGTGGTTGAAGAGCTTGCTGAACATTTAGCTCAATGGAGCTATTCTGTTGCTTTCTTGGAGTTATCTTTTATTCCAGCTGTGCGATTACGTAGTTTTTGCAAAGCTACTAAAATTGAGAGGTTCCGGCGAGAAATGAGACAGCTAATTCATAAT ATTCAGGCCAATTCTGAATTTACAAATGAAAGGCGTATgtgtatttcttttcttccaaatgATCCTGCTGCAACAACTTTTCTTGAG GCTGAGAAAAAGTCAGGAGCAAGCCCTCTATCACAGTATGTTGCAACTCTACACCAAAGAGCACAGCAAAGGAATGACTCATTGATGGGATCCAG TGTTCTTGTGGGTTCTCGCTCCTCCATATTTGGAAATAAGATGTCCGAACATGATGAAGATGATACCGTGAATGAGGATGGTGCTGCTGTCTTTAATTCTTCTTGGTTTCCTGGAAGTGATTCCAA GGCTAAGCTATcaaaagaggggaaaaagaagaaaaagaagaagattcaGGAGAAGCAGGAAGAGGCAATCACAGATGATGTTGTGGAGGACCTTATCCTTAGTTCAGATGAGGATGGATCATTAGATGACACTTCTTCTGCCGGGGAAGAAGATGAGGAAGCAAAATCAGTGCCCTCAAAACAGCAGCGCAAGAAGCAATCTACCATTGACATGCCCTCTTCAGGGAACAAAGATAAAGCAAAACCAACACTTCCAATGAAGAAGAGCAAGAAGCGGAAACCATCTACAGGAGTGTCAAAAAAGGATATACATATTCATAAAAAGtcaaagaagaggaagaaaactaATTGA